TGTCTAAACCTGCTTTCTTTATCTTATTTCTTAAATTGGTAGCTGCCATAGCACTGGATCCCATTCCTGCATCACAGGCAAATACAATCGTATTCACAGATAGTTCTGGTTGTTTCCCCTTTAATTCTGCTACTCTTTCCTGGGCCTCTGACAGTTCATCTTCATTCTGTCTATTACTGACTCTTTTAATAAAGTAAGCCCCCACTAAGAAACTCACTGCTGTAGAGATCAACACTCCTGCCAATACAGGTAGGTAGCCCCCCTTTGGAGTCATGGCTATTAGTGCAAATATGCTTCCTGGTGAAGGAGTAGCCACTAGACCTGCTCCCAAAATACTAAAGACTAATACCCCACTCGCTCCCCCTGCGGCAACGGCTAATAGTAAGATTGGGTTCATTAAGATATAGGGAAAATAGATTTCATGAATTCCCCCTAGAAAATGAATAATCACTGCCCCAGGGGCTGATTGTTTAACCGACCCTTTAGAAAACACCCAATAGGCTAATAATATTCCTAACCCTGGGCCGGGATTTGTTTCTAAAAGGAAGAATATAGATTTCCCCAATTCCTTAGCTTCCTGCAATCCCAAGGGTCCTAAAACTCCATGATTCATAGCATTATTTAAAAAGAGAATTTTTCCTGGTTCAACAAATAAAGAAGTTAGAGGAAGTAGACCTGCATTGACAATTGCTCTCACGCCTACTTCTAATACATGGTTAAGGTTTTGTACAACAGGACCAATTCCCAAGAATGCTAGTAATGTTACTATAGCACCGATAATTCCTACTGAAAAATTGTTTACGAGCATTTCGAAGCCTGCTGGAATCTTCCCCTCTACGGCGTCATCAAACTTTTTAATGATATATCCTCCTAAGGGGCCCATGATCATAGCTCCTATAAACATAGGTACATCTGCTCCCACAATTACCCCCATGGTTGCCACTGCCCCCACAACGCCTCCCCTTTTACCGCCTATCATTTGTCCCCCTGTATAACCAATCAATAGGGGAAGTAGGTAAGTAATCATTGGGTCTACTAATGCCCCCAGTTGTTCATTGGGCACCCATCCTGTAGGGATGAACAGAGCGGTAATAATTCCCCAGGCGATAAAAGCTCCAATATTTGGCATAACCATGGCACTCAAAAACCTTCCAAATTTTTGTACTCTTTCTTGGGCCTTTTTTGTTGAATTATTTTTCTTATCCATTTTATACCCTCCTATCTTTTATTTATTCTTTCTTGATAAAACGCCTTTAACCCATTACTAATTTCTACATAAGCCTCCTCTCTTAGACCGTTTTTCAACAAAGATAAAAAATGTGGTCTATTGATGATTAACTTACTCACCTCACCCATGACCTCTAATTGAATAGGGGTACTGTCTTTAGGAGCTAACATAAGAATAACTAAGTGCATCCCTGTCTTTTCTTCATTATGATGAGTAAGATGAATTGCACCAAAATATAATTCTTCAATACTTGCACTTCGACAATGAAGTAAATGAAAGTTCTTATCAGAAATAAAGGTTCCACCCTTTTCTTCTCGATTACATAAATCCTGCCTTAATTGTTCTTGAGCTGATTTTTCCTCAAGTATTTCCCTACTAATGATTCCAATCAAGTCTTCCATTCCGTAAGCATTTAGTGTTTTAAGAAAAAAGTTATCCAAAATCTGTATAATCCCTTGATTATAGCTTTGCATCTGTAATAATTGATCTCTAAAGCTTATTTCTTTTGTTTTTCTTTTTTCTTTTGAAGCCATGATTTTTTCTGAAAAGTTAGATATGAATTGATCAATCTTCTCTTTATCTTCTTTTAATAAAAAGGGATTGACAATAATTACTGGAATATCATTTTTTTCAATGGAAATGGTGGAAATAATGAAGTCAATTTCCTCTTTTTCCAGCCATTTCTCTTCTATATGAAAAGTAGATATCACATCCACCACTTCAATCATTTTATATTCTTTTTCTATTCTTGCGGCTAAAAGTCTTGAGGTCCCAATCCCGCTAGGACAAGCCACGGCTACTCGAAACAAAGATTGGGGAAATACTTCTCTGTTTTCAATGGCTGCTCCCAGATGCATAGCCAGATAACCTATTTCTGACTGCGGTAGTGTTTCTCCCAAGTAATCCTCCAATGTCTTGGCGGCTTTTTGGCTAATGCTGATTAAATGGGGATATCGGGTTTTAATCTCCTCCAATAGAGGATTTCTAATGTCCATTTTCATTTTCAGTCTTTTCAAAGTAGGTCCTAAATGATTAACCAACCCCATTAACAGCTTTTCATTATTCCTCAGAAAATACCCTGTTTCTGATTCTGCTACTTTAATCATTTCCCTTGCTAATTTAACCAGTTCATAGTTTGCTATATTTTTATCTGCATTGTTATATAC
The Irregularibacter muris DNA segment above includes these coding regions:
- a CDS encoding BglG family transcription antiterminator; its protein translation is MKREKISIRKKDILAKLCNAHDYITIADIAQDIGVSSRTILRELKEIEDWLVKRGIRLIKKTGVGISLHCAKEKKEQLLEWINNTSAVKIFTPSERQTIITSELLQKNEPIKLYYLSLILDVTEGTISKDLNKVEEWLERYHLKLVRKPGLGVFIQGEERNKRRAIVNLIYKNVEEKQLLDFVRKNITNPSEGSKNIEIRTRNRLLNLIDKDIIIKLEELIYQAEEDMGYQLAESAYAGLIVHLALAIKRIENGEKIVMDQNFLQELRKNPEFLIAKKISNNISHLFHIKIHDDEVGYITMHLMGSKNKNIVYNNADKNIANYELVKLAREMIKVAESETGYFLRNNEKLLMGLVNHLGPTLKRLKMKMDIRNPLLEEIKTRYPHLISISQKAAKTLEDYLGETLPQSEIGYLAMHLGAAIENREVFPQSLFRVAVACPSGIGTSRLLAARIEKEYKMIEVVDVISTFHIEEKWLEKEEIDFIISTISIEKNDIPVIIVNPFLLKEDKEKIDQFISNFSEKIMASKEKRKTKEISFRDQLLQMQSYNQGIIQILDNFFLKTLNAYGMEDLIGIISREILEEKSAQEQLRQDLCNREEKGGTFISDKNFHLLHCRSASIEELYFGAIHLTHHNEEKTGMHLVILMLAPKDSTPIQLEVMGEVSKLIINRPHFLSLLKNGLREEAYVEISNGLKAFYQERINKR
- a CDS encoding PTS mannitol transporter subunit IICBA, giving the protein MDKKNNSTKKAQERVQKFGRFLSAMVMPNIGAFIAWGIITALFIPTGWVPNEQLGALVDPMITYLLPLLIGYTGGQMIGGKRGGVVGAVATMGVIVGADVPMFIGAMIMGPLGGYIIKKFDDAVEGKIPAGFEMLVNNFSVGIIGAIVTLLAFLGIGPVVQNLNHVLEVGVRAIVNAGLLPLTSLFVEPGKILFLNNAMNHGVLGPLGLQEAKELGKSIFFLLETNPGPGLGILLAYWVFSKGSVKQSAPGAVIIHFLGGIHEIYFPYILMNPILLLAVAAGGASGVLVFSILGAGLVATPSPGSIFALIAMTPKGGYLPVLAGVLISTAVSFLVGAYFIKRVSNRQNEDELSEAQERVAELKGKQPELSVNTIVFACDAGMGSSAMAATNLRNKIKKAGLDIQVIHGAIEEIPADAELVITHESLTERAKAKAKNAEHISIKDYFNDAALEGLIDRLKGKSNRRQEIHFFEEKMDVLKKANIKLNLPSVTKIEAIKMAGQILVDDGYVEKEYIQSMLEREEHLSTYIGNGVAIPHGAGSAKHLIKKSGIVVLQFPDGILFDENKVHIVIGIAGAGDEHLSILANIASTLENEEIAEVFKKTTSVEEIYSKFTAEAL